TCTCCTCTGTATTGTAGCTTTCTGGTCCCAAACAGTGCAAATTCAATTTACAATAATTCCTCCACAGCATTCCCAAACATTGTGAGTACCAGCAGATATCCATTTAAAGAGAGAAAATCTGCAGAAACATTTCCTGATGTGTTCCTGAAACTGAATAAAGGAACAGATAATTGAGAAGTAACCTAatccagtttttaaaaataatagaatGATTTGATAGGGCAGGTTTAGATATTCTCGATTCCCCAGACATGGAAGTAGTTTAAATGATATAATTGTTAAAAAAAGAGTCAGGAGGGAAACCTGAAAGTAATTTTTCACCGAGGGTAATGGAAATCTTGGATACTTTCTCTAAAAAAGGTGGATTGCTGAGATAGTTGAAGTTTGCAAGGCTGAGACTGAGAGCAAAGGTATCAAGACATGTGGAGCAAAGGCAGTGAGTGAGGAAGAACTATTGATCAGATATGATTTATGGAAAAAATGAGGTGAAGTGGATGAGAGGTTGACATCTGCTCCAATGTTCCTATGAAAATGATACttgaaaataacttttttttttgtttgctgtGTGTCCAGATCTGAATGTTTTGGTGTTGGATGTCGGTGAAGAAGTTCAAGAGGACGAGACAGCGATTGCCCTTGCACATGAAGCTGGGAGTGTGATGAGCCGAGGAGAAGATTCACAGTCCCAGGGTGGTAAGAAGGTGTACAAATGCGGACAGTGCCCTTACAGTACGAGCCGCCGGGGCCATTTCTTTGACCATTGCCGGACCCACACCTCAATGCGACCCTTCACATGCGAGCTTTGTGGTAAGTCCTTCAAGCGGCTCCAACACCTCAAGCTGCACATGGACTACCACCGAAATGAGCGGCCCCACAAGTGTGCGGAGTGTGAGAAGGCCTTTGTGCAACCAGGGGATCTCCGCATCCACGTACGCATCCACAGCGGGGAGAAACCCCACGTGTGCCTAATCTGTGCGAAGCGTTTTGCTCAGATGGCCAACCTTCGGGCACACCAGAAGATCCACCTGAAAGGAAAAACTCATGTTTGCGTGATGTGCAACAAGTCGTACAAACAGCCCTCTGGCCTCCAGCTCCATCTCCAGACACACCAGGGCCTTGGGGGTTTGGAGTGCCCTGAATGTGGCAAGCAGTtcaaaggtagtggtgagctgcacCGACACTTACGAGTTCACACGGGTGAAAGGCCCTATAAGTGCCCAGACTGCAGTAAATCATTCACTCGGGCAGCTTACCTGGATACCCACCGCTATACCCACACAGGGGTCAAGCAGTACTTGTGCAGTGAGTGCGGAAAGGGCTTCAATGACTTTGCCTGTTTCCAGGCACACCTGAGGGCGCACAGAGGTGAGAAACCATATGCCTGCAGTTACTGCAATAAGGGCTACACCCTGCTGAAGGAGATGAAAAAACATCAACGAATTCACACTGGAGAGCGGCCCTTTGCTTGCAGCAAATGTGGAAAGACCTTTAGGGTCTCTCAGCACCTGAGGAAGCATCTCAATGTACACAGGAAGAGAGATGCTAAAGTACAGCTATGCTCAGAGATAGAGCTCAGTGTACAAGAAACCTAGTATAACCTCAGAGGCATTTTAACCATACCCCTTCTCTTTCAACGACCCAGAATTTTGTGCCCTtaaagcatggctttgtgagtcaAGCAGCTGAGGAAAAAAAATGTAGCTGCACGTTGTTCCCTGAAGTTTTCCACCTGTAAATCATTGTGACTGGGGATCTTTCATGTTTCACTTCAGGGCCAGTGCCTGGGAGACATGGTGTCACAGATATCCAACTACAATCCCACACAGTCACTGTCAACCCAGAGGAAAAGGCAGCAATAATTGTTATTTGTGCACTTGGCAACCGACGTAGAATTATTAAATTGTGATGCATGAATGGCAtgtaaagaatttttttaaaaatgaattttaattttgaagCTTTTGGTTTAAAATTCTTCAGAATTTTCTTTGTGTCTTCCACCCTCCCTCTTCACTGGCCACTGTAGCTCTCCACTGAACCACAGCATCTTGTCTGAAGTTATCTCTTCATTGAGGTTGCACATCTCCATGCTGTGTGATTTATTGTTTGTGTTCTTCTGAAGAATGCAGATAGGACACTTGCTGAACTCCATAGATCAACCCAGCATCTTCCGAAACTGAGCTGCTGCTATCCACAGGTAATGGGCTTGGAGAGTGTTGGAATGAGGTGTTAGTTGCCTAGCAGTCAGCATGCTTCCTGAGACATTAGTCTAAGAAACTGACGGTTTATCATCTCCTGATATATGTGTGAAGTATAATAATACATGCCAATAAATTTCAAGAACTGGCAAAAACAATTGCTGGGAAGATGGAGATTTTATTTTAAAGCAGCAAATTATGATCTAGAATGTATGGGCTGAAACGATGGTGGAAGTAGATTCAGTAGTGACTTTCAAAAGGGTAAACTTTGAAAAAGAGAAGTTTGGAGGACTGTGGGGAAAATAGTAGAAAGAATGAAACTTTTTGGGTAGTCTGTCTTTTCACTGGCTATATGATGGGCATATAGCCTTCTTTTGTGCAGTATTATTCTATCCATTTGCCAGGCTTGTTGGAGAGGACAAGAACAGACGATATGAGAAACAAAGTTTGTTTTTAAAAGCACAAAATAAAAGTTTTGTTTGGCATGCCAACACATTTCATACAATGTGCAGTCTTGGATGTGATTTTAACACAACCTTAATCCAATACTGAATTACTAATGGTCATTATTATCACCCATGGCTTAATTGATAGCTCTGACTTGAGCACAGAAATCGAAGCTCACACTTCAATGCAGCATCCATGGAACTGTCAGTGCAACATctcatcttaaatgggtgaccaatGAGTCTGGCCTCTTGAATACACATAAAATGATCCTATGGCACCATTTGAGAACCAGTGTGGCAGTTCTTCTTAGTGCCCTTGGCAACAGTTCTACAGTTCTGTCATAGGTAACATCTGAAACAAGATCTACATTTCGAAAGCATTTAG
The sequence above is drawn from the Chiloscyllium punctatum isolate Juve2018m chromosome 22, sChiPun1.3, whole genome shotgun sequence genome and encodes:
- the LOC140493410 gene encoding uncharacterized protein, whose amino-acid sequence is MLQFLKRKAYVMSKEIEVHTETSKPEKERLFCEDCQEYFVGTCPVHASPLFIKDCPMAHGIPYQTLNSLPYGLALGPSEDPNQGLGVWCTMKTIPKGAIFGPMRGGGFDNESKGSALHSWLKHHVVSKCKIKESESNWMRYTNSARNSTEQNAVPFLYKDLVYLRVCKSIEPGSALLVWFDDVNKNEALESVSKTRDSKVEGNLNVLVLDVGEEVQEDETAIALAHEAGSVMSRGEDSQSQGGKKVYKCGQCPYSTSRRGHFFDHCRTHTSMRPFTCELCGKSFKRLQHLKLHMDYHRNERPHKCAECEKAFVQPGDLRIHVRIHSGEKPHVCLICAKRFAQMANLRAHQKIHLKGKTHVCVMCNKSYKQPSGLQLHLQTHQGLGGLECPECGKQFKGSGELHRHLRVHTGERPYKCPDCSKSFTRAAYLDTHRYTHTGVKQYLCSECGKGFNDFACFQAHLRAHRGEKPYACSYCNKGYTLLKEMKKHQRIHTGERPFACSKCGKTFRVSQHLRKHLNVHRKRDAKVQLCSEIELSVQET